One Salvia miltiorrhiza cultivar Shanhuang (shh) unplaced genomic scaffold, IMPLAD_Smil_shh fragScaff_scaffold_132_2, whole genome shotgun sequence DNA window includes the following coding sequences:
- the LOC131002424 gene encoding pentatricopeptide repeat-containing protein At1g62670, mitochondrial-like, with translation MMARSAVACAIDLIHGRGFLNRWSHKSGILSPSFSLFSSEAFQPKRPTIDFSCVKEVDHVIELFRKIKSLRPERSVRLYNKLMSVSVKIEQYYCALDVFDEMLRMGVPVNYYTRNIAVNCCCLLKDIYSAFAVMVFFLKRGYGPDTVTYGTLIKGLFLVNKEAEAVRLFEKIVDLKLCEPNGVMILHVIDGLCEAGQVLEAHDWFHRLESSGWSPNVKAYSALIDGFCKGGMVDNAFKVLIKMVGKGILPDVVTYNSMINAYCKEEKMEDAENMLEIMTQQSIYPDVFTYSSLIEGLCLKGGIEKAKQLLDSMVERGLKPNIVNYNTLLNGYCKKGSVDEAWLIFLEIPDKGLEHNVRTYNTLLDGLLKRWMVDEALLLLSEMVEKGISPNVVTCSILIDGYCSDGKMVRARELFNSMAKTGIKPNIFTYDILIKGYCKARNLEEAWRLFDEISRVGLRYSTVSYNTMMHWVVRQSRFSNGWKLFVDMEAQKLHPDLYTYNILLDGLCRICRIDEAFAFFTVMEANGLKPDIATYGVLINGLCKGGRLDEAIRLFNHLPSKGLNPNVQIYSMMLDSLYHEGREGEARMLMVEMERSGCPPNGVTFNIIVWNLVKSKKVHEAIPFLEEMCRRGLEVNSEIISALLEELRIGEVNDKLQEIVKKVCAQN, from the coding sequence ATGATGGCCAGAAGTGCTGTTGCTTGTGCAATTGATCTCATTCATGGAAGAGGATTTCTCAATCGATGGTCGCATAAATCGGGTATTCTCtctccttctttctctctcttctcttcggAGGCTTTTCAACCTAAGCGGCCCACAATTGATTTCAGTTGTGTTAAAGAAGTAGACCATGTTATTGAATTGTTTCGAAAAATAAAGAGTTTGCGGCCAGAGCGTTCTGTTCGCCTCTACAACAAACTCATGAGTGTTAGTGTAAAGATTGAGCAGTATTATTGTGCCCTTGATgtgttcgatgaaatgcttAGGATGGGTGTTCCAGTTAATTATTACACAAGGAATATTGCTGTCAACTGTTGTTGTCTCTTGAAAGATATATACTCTGCTTTTGCTGTAATGGTATTCTTTCTCAAGAGAGGTTACGGACCAGATACTGTGACATACGGCACTCTCATTAAAGGGTTATTCTTAGTTAATAAGGAGGCTGAAGCCGTGAGATTGTTCGAAAAGATTGTGGATTTAAAACTTTGCGAGCCAAATGGTGTTATGATTCTGCATGTGATTGATGGGCTGTGCGAAGCTGGACAGGTCCTTGAAGCCCATGATTGGTTTCATAGATTAGAAAGTAGTGGGTGGAGTCCCAACGTTAAAGCTTATAGTGCACTAATTGATGGATTTTGTAAGGGTGGAATGGTGGATAATGCCTTCAAGGTTCTAATCAAAATGGTTGGGAAGGGTATTTTACCTGACGTTGTCACTTATAATTCCATGATCAATGCATACTGTAAGGAAGAAAAGATGGAAGATGCTGAGAATATGTTGGAAATTATGACGCAACAAAGTATTTATCCTGATGTCTTCACTTATTCTTCGCTTATTGAAGGTCTCTGCCTGAAGGGTGGAATCGAAAAAGCGAAACAATTACTTGATTCGATGGTAGAGAGGGGCCTTAAACCCAATATTGTTAACTATAACACTTTGCTAAATGGATATTGCAAGAAGGGAAGCGTGGATGAAGCTTGGcttatttttcttgaaattcccGATAAAGGTCTCGAGCATAATGTGCGAACTTATAATACATTATTGGATGGGTTGTTGAAGCGTTGGATGGTTGATGAAGCTCTGCTTCTGCTGTCCGAGATGGTGGAAAAGGGTATCTCGCCTAATGTTGTCACATGCAGCATATTGATAGATGGATATTGCTCGGATGGCAAGATGGTTAGAGCTAGAGAGCTCTTCAATTCTATGGCAAAGACAGGTATCAAGCCCAATATATTCACCTACGATATCTTGATTAAGGGATACTGCAAGGCAAGAAACCTAGAAGAAGCGTGGCGTTTGTTTGATGAAATATCGCGTGTAGGTCTCAGATACTCTACCGTGTCATACAACACAATGATGCACTGGGTAGTACGCCAAAGTAGATTTTCAAACGGGTGGAAGCTTTTCGTGGATATGGAAGCTCAGAAGCTCCATCCGGATCTTTACACCTACAACATCTTGTTGGATGGCTTGTGTCGGATCTGTCGGATCGATGAGGCGTTTGCGTTTTTTACGGTGATGGAGGCGAATGGCTTGAAACCTGATATCGCAACATATGGTGTTCTGATCAACGGCTTATGCAAGGGCGGAAGACTTGATGAAGCTATAAGGCTCTTCAACCATCTCCCTTCCAAGGGCTTAAATCCGAACGTACAAATCTACAGCATGATGCTCGACTCCCTCTACCATGAAGGACGTGAAGGGGAGGCGAGGATGTTGATGGTGGAGATGGAGAGGAGTGGCTGCCCGCCTAATGGCGTTACATTCAACATTATTGTGTGGAATCTGGTGAAGAGCAAAAAGGTGCATGAGGCAATACCTTTCTTGGAGGAGATGTGCAGGAGAGGACTTGAGGTTAATTCAGAGATCATTTCTGCATTGCTTGAGGAACTCAGAATAGGAGAAGTTAATGATAAATTGCAAGAGATTGTTAAGAAAGTTTGTGCTCAAAATTGA
- the LOC131002401 gene encoding putative F-box protein At3g51171: MKPDFFKNLPLEIIAEIFLRLPVVSIPISKCVCKRWLHLLESDAFVKSHFARSAPALVFVGDSNQLKVLELEGYNPLTKYDFPYRFIGRIRNCFNGFLVVRVGFNKLCVCNPITREVLELDLPTDPQQSTLEVSALGFGASEVVCIKRRPYDDKLDCHVYTLGTGSWRRLEGIPFNYHSGSGAFVNGNLHWLATIGEDSSWISCFDLETECFSFFKAPPYHAQELPFIRGTTISAMSGCLWFCKVASEYESYGGRCELTVWIMKEYGVDESWSMEYVIPIDDGSTYVDPIKVFENGDLLMLVTVYFSERLFYYSNKTKTMQSIDLFGAGETSDRVKCGLFTPTFVSLKTL; this comes from the coding sequence ATGAAGCCAGATTTCTTCAAAAATCTACCACTAGAAATCATCGCCGAGATCTTCTTAAGACTACCTGTTGTAAGCATTCCAATAAGCAAATGCGTTTGCAAGCGATGGCTCCATCTGCTGGAGTCTGATGCATTTGTCAAGTCCCATTTTGCCAGATCCGCCCCCGCCCTAGTTTTTGTGGGGGATTCAAATCAGTTGAAAGTTTTGGAATTGGAAGGCTACAATCCACTCACCAAGTATGATTTCCCTTACCGCTTCATTGGAAGAATAAGGAATTGCTTTAATGGTTTTCTTGTTGTAAGAGTGGGTTTTAATAAGCTTTGTGTATGCAATCCGATCACTCGTGAAGTTCTTGAGCTGGATCTGCCTACAGATCCACAACAATCTACTCTAGAAGTATCTGCTTTGGGATTTGGGGCAAGCGAGGTAGTCTGTATTAAACGTAGGCCCTATGATGATAAATTGGACTGTCATGTATACACTCTTGGAACAGGATCATGGAGACGCCTTGAAGGTATTCCGTTTAATTACCATTCTGGTTCAGGTGCATTTGTTAATGGAAATCTCCATTGGTTAGCAACCATTGGAGAAGATTCGTCGTGGATTTCTTGCTTTGATCTTGAAACGGAATGTTTTAGCTTCTTTAAAGCTCCTCCTTATCATGCTCAAGAATTGCCCTTCATAAGAGGAACGACCATTTCTGCTATGAGCGGTTGCCTATGGTTTTGCAAGGTAGCATCCGAATATGAAAGTTATGGTGGGCGATGTGAGCTTACTGTATGGATTATGAAGGAATATGGAGTGGACGAATCTTGGAGCATGGAATATGTGATCCCCATTGATGATGGCTCGACATATGTTGATCCCATCAAAGTTTTCGAAAATGGGGACCTATTGATGTTAGTGACGGTGTACTTCTCCGAGCGCCTTTTCTACTACTCTAACAAGACTAAAACTATGCAAAGTATTGATTTGTTTGGTGCAGGGGAGACCTCTGACCGTGTCAAGTGTGGGCTTTTCACTCCCACCTTTGTTTCACTCAAAACTTTATAG